One region of Mucilaginibacter gotjawali genomic DNA includes:
- a CDS encoding cobalamin B12-binding domain-containing protein: protein MSKPFNRPIRVLVAKVGLDGHDRGARIIATSLRDAGMEVIYTGLRQTPEMVVNTALQEDVDAIGVSILSGAHMTVFPKIINLVKEKGMDDVLITGGGIIPQEDMAELKKLGIGELFPPGTHTKDIVKYITEWVHQHRNF, encoded by the coding sequence ATGAGCAAACCTTTTAACCGTCCTATTCGTGTTTTAGTGGCCAAAGTGGGGCTTGACGGGCACGACCGGGGCGCGCGCATAATTGCAACCTCGCTGCGTGACGCAGGAATGGAAGTGATCTATACAGGGTTGCGCCAAACTCCTGAGATGGTGGTAAATACAGCCCTGCAGGAGGACGTGGATGCCATCGGTGTTTCCATCCTTTCCGGGGCGCACATGACGGTTTTCCCGAAGATCATCAACCTGGTAAAAGAAAAAGGGATGGACGACGTACTGATTACCGGCGGTGGCATCATCCCGCAGGAAGACATGGCTGAACTAAAAAAACTGGGCATTGGTGAACTTTTTCCGCCGGGTACCCATACAAAAGATATTGTAAAATACATTACGGAATGGGTACATCAGCACCGTAATTTTTAA
- a CDS encoding APC family permease — MPSQLSLKKIRPIQLVAVIFFTVSGGPYGLEPLVSYAGQHSALLILLITPLLWDVPAIFTVLELNGMMPVTGGYYKWVKHTLGTRWGFYEGWWTWLYTFIDLAIYPGLFVVYASFFFPWLMDYRIPICLVFVWLSALLNILGIVPVGKTSLILGAAVVTPFIILFVLAFYHHSVTSIPSQTLKGVPFSSLGMALYTVMWNCLGWDNVTTYAEEVERPVKSYLYSTFTAFGLVIVLYFLIILVSQQTGIDTGKLQEHAFPAVGEAIGGHWLGQLIALAGMASTFGIYAAVLLSVSRVPKVMADDDLLPHFLNKQHKRFLSPYVSIITCSLVVSLMVLWPFADLLIIDVTVYGAGLSLEYISLIKLRKVAPDAPRPFKIPLSITGLYMMVLLPFVVYFVALAGAFSSTEQAVWAAVFAIAVLASAELVWQLILWKKPHHRKGTIFQ, encoded by the coding sequence ATGCCTTCACAATTGTCGTTAAAAAAAATAAGGCCGATACAATTGGTCGCTGTAATTTTCTTTACGGTTTCAGGTGGCCCCTATGGTTTGGAGCCATTGGTATCGTACGCTGGTCAGCATAGCGCATTACTTATTTTATTGATCACCCCTTTATTGTGGGATGTGCCTGCTATTTTTACCGTGCTTGAGTTGAACGGTATGATGCCAGTTACCGGCGGCTATTATAAATGGGTGAAACATACCTTAGGCACCCGATGGGGTTTTTATGAAGGCTGGTGGACCTGGCTCTATACTTTTATCGATCTCGCCATTTATCCCGGTTTGTTTGTGGTGTATGCCTCCTTCTTTTTTCCATGGCTGATGGATTACCGGATCCCCATTTGCCTGGTTTTTGTTTGGCTTTCTGCCTTGCTGAATATCTTAGGTATAGTTCCGGTAGGTAAAACATCGTTGATATTAGGGGCGGCAGTGGTAACACCGTTCATCATTTTATTTGTACTGGCATTTTACCATCATTCGGTTACCAGCATTCCTTCACAAACGCTAAAAGGGGTACCTTTTTCATCATTAGGGATGGCCCTGTACACGGTGATGTGGAACTGCCTGGGCTGGGACAACGTAACCACCTATGCCGAAGAAGTTGAACGCCCGGTGAAGTCCTATTTATATTCAACCTTTACAGCTTTTGGACTGGTGATCGTATTATACTTTTTAATTATCCTGGTTTCGCAGCAAACAGGTATTGATACCGGCAAATTGCAGGAACACGCCTTCCCCGCAGTAGGTGAAGCTATCGGCGGCCACTGGCTGGGGCAGCTGATCGCCCTGGCAGGTATGGCCAGCACCTTCGGGATCTATGCGGCGGTGTTGCTTTCCGTTTCGCGCGTGCCTAAAGTTATGGCGGATGATGACCTGCTCCCCCATTTTTTAAACAAACAGCACAAGCGATTTTTAAGCCCTTATGTCTCCATCATTACCTGCTCGCTGGTGGTTAGCCTGATGGTACTATGGCCCTTTGCTGACCTGCTGATCATTGATGTGACGGTTTACGGCGCCGGTTTATCCCTCGAATATATCTCCTTAATAAAACTACGTAAAGTGGCGCCGGATGCGCCGAGACCATTTAAAATACCTTTAAGTATAACCGGCCTTTATATGATGGTGCTGCTGCCCTTCGTGGTTTATTTTGTGGCGCTGGCAGGCGCATTCTCTTCTACGGAACAAGCTGTTTGGGCAGCAGTTTTTGCTATTGCCGTATTGGCAAGCGCTGAACTGGTGTGGCAGCTGATTCTATGGAAAAAACCCCACCATCGGAAAGGAACGATATTTCAGTAG
- a CDS encoding ThuA domain-containing protein, translating into MRSKIFLLIVSIIIIGHSTVFSQKAPRFHVVALYENGGHHVEYTKAARPWLDKLAADSNFTIDYIRNTDLIDSAFLSKYQLFIQLDYPPYAWKDKAVKAFEDYITNGRGGWIGFHHATLLGDFDGYKMWDWFSGFMGGITYKNYIPTFARAKVIIEDPHHPVMKGVPSSFMVEKEEWYTYDKSPRPNVHVIASVDESTYSPNSDIKMGDHPVIWTNPNVKAKNVYIFMGHSPVLFNSEVYKRIFCNAIFWASAR; encoded by the coding sequence ATGAGATCGAAAATATTTCTGTTAATTGTATCAATCATCATTATTGGGCATTCAACGGTTTTTTCGCAAAAAGCGCCCCGCTTTCATGTAGTCGCGTTATATGAAAACGGAGGGCATCATGTTGAATATACCAAAGCAGCCCGACCATGGCTGGATAAACTGGCTGCCGACAGTAATTTTACCATCGATTATATCCGGAATACCGACCTGATCGATTCCGCATTTTTAAGTAAATACCAATTGTTTATCCAGTTGGATTATCCGCCGTACGCCTGGAAGGATAAAGCAGTAAAAGCATTTGAAGATTATATCACCAATGGCCGCGGCGGCTGGATCGGTTTTCACCATGCCACCCTGCTTGGCGACTTTGACGGTTACAAAATGTGGGACTGGTTCTCGGGGTTCATGGGGGGCATCACCTACAAAAATTATATCCCAACCTTTGCCAGGGCTAAAGTGATTATAGAAGATCCGCACCACCCGGTTATGAAAGGTGTGCCTTCCTCATTTATGGTTGAAAAAGAAGAATGGTACACCTATGATAAAAGCCCGCGGCCAAATGTGCATGTAATTGCCAGTGTGGATGAATCAACCTACAGCCCCAATTCAGACATCAAAATGGGCGATCACCCGGTCATTTGGACTAACCCGAATGTTAAGGCAAAAAATGTTTATATTTTTATGGGGCATTCGCCGGTGTTATTTAACAGTGAGGTTTATAAAAGGATATTTTGCAACGCGATTTTTTGGGCCTCTGCAAGGTAG
- a CDS encoding IlvD/Edd family dehydratase: MDKELRSRQWFGRKGKDGFIYRAWMKNQGIPAHELQGKPVIGICNTWSELTPCNAHFRELAESVKHGIYEAGGFPVEFPVMSLGETLIKPTAMLYRNLVSMDVEESIRANPLDGVVLLCGCDKTTPALIMGAASVNLPTIVVSGGPMLTGKYRGQDISTSDVWRFSEAYRSGVMSDEELFVAEACMTRSRGHCAVMGTASTMACMVESLGLSLPENAAIPAADSRRKVLAHLSGSRIVDMVNEDLKLSDILTRQAFENAITVNAAIGGSTNFVIHLLAIAARIGVDLGMDDFNNIKNIPLLANLQPSGKYFMEDFYYAGGLPALMKELHAVLHRDSITVSGKPIEENYLRSECFNRDMIATMDKPFNLLAGIVVVKGNLCENGAVLKPSAASPALMNHTGRAVVFENIEDYKAKIDDPNLDVDETSVLVLKNVGPKGYPGMPEVGNMSIPKKLLEKGVTDMVRISDGRMSGTGFGTVVLHVSPEAAIGGTLAIVQNGDIIHLDVAAGLLQVELTEDEIIRRKGELQPFENLTSRGYVWLYQTHVEQAHLGADMVFLKGGSGTGVLRDSH; encoded by the coding sequence ATGGATAAAGAGTTAAGAAGCCGGCAATGGTTCGGGCGGAAAGGCAAAGACGGGTTTATTTACCGGGCCTGGATGAAAAACCAGGGGATCCCCGCCCATGAATTACAAGGAAAACCGGTTATCGGCATTTGCAATACATGGTCGGAACTGACCCCATGCAACGCCCATTTCAGGGAACTGGCTGAGTCGGTTAAGCATGGCATTTACGAAGCGGGCGGTTTCCCGGTGGAGTTCCCGGTAATGTCGCTGGGTGAAACGCTGATCAAACCAACTGCTATGCTGTACCGCAACCTGGTGAGTATGGATGTGGAAGAATCTATCCGCGCCAACCCGTTGGACGGCGTGGTTTTGCTTTGCGGCTGCGATAAAACTACGCCGGCACTTATTATGGGTGCTGCAAGTGTCAACCTGCCTACCATTGTGGTTTCGGGCGGGCCAATGCTTACCGGTAAATACCGGGGGCAGGATATAAGCACATCCGATGTATGGCGTTTTTCTGAAGCATACAGAAGCGGCGTAATGAGCGACGAAGAACTTTTTGTTGCAGAAGCCTGCATGACGCGAAGCCGCGGCCATTGCGCCGTAATGGGTACGGCATCCACCATGGCCTGTATGGTGGAATCATTGGGATTAAGCCTGCCCGAGAATGCCGCTATCCCCGCAGCTGATTCACGCAGAAAAGTATTGGCGCATTTATCCGGCAGCCGGATTGTTGATATGGTGAATGAAGACCTGAAGCTTTCGGATATATTAACCCGGCAGGCTTTTGAAAACGCCATCACCGTAAATGCGGCTATCGGTGGTTCAACTAATTTTGTGATCCATTTACTGGCAATTGCCGCCCGCATTGGGGTTGATTTGGGTATGGATGATTTTAATAATATCAAAAACATCCCTTTGCTGGCCAACCTGCAGCCATCCGGCAAATATTTTATGGAAGACTTTTATTATGCCGGCGGCTTGCCGGCGTTAATGAAAGAATTGCACGCTGTTTTGCATCGCGACAGCATAACTGTCAGCGGAAAGCCCATTGAAGAAAATTACCTGAGAAGCGAATGCTTTAATCGTGACATGATTGCCACAATGGATAAGCCTTTTAACCTGCTCGCCGGCATCGTGGTGGTAAAAGGTAATCTTTGTGAAAACGGCGCGGTGTTAAAACCATCGGCAGCCAGCCCGGCTTTAATGAATCATACCGGCCGTGCCGTGGTATTTGAAAATATTGAGGATTATAAGGCCAAAATTGATGATCCCAATTTAGATGTAGATGAAACCAGCGTGCTGGTGTTGAAAAACGTAGGGCCAAAAGGCTATCCCGGCATGCCGGAAGTTGGCAATATGTCGATCCCTAAAAAATTGCTGGAGAAAGGCGTTACGGATATGGTACGCATTTCTGACGGACGGATGAGCGGCACCGGATTTGGCACCGTAGTACTGCATGTTTCGCCCGAGGCGGCTATTGGCGGTACTTTGGCCATTGTACAAAATGGGGATATTATTCACCTGGATGTTGCCGCCGGTTTGCTGCAGGTTGAATTAACTGAGGATGAGATCATTCGCAGAAAAGGTGAGTTACAGCCATTTGAAAATTTAACCAGCAGGGGCTACGTGTGGCTCTACCAAACCCATGTTGAACAGGCACATTTAGGTGCTGATATGGTTTTTTTAAAGGGAGGGTCGGGCACCGGGGTGTTAAGGGATTCGCATTGA
- a CDS encoding SDR family NAD(P)-dependent oxidoreductase: MTTKNFTNKTAIVTGAGQGIGFEIARQMALEGAWVLLNDINEALVKTAAEKIANEGGNCYALAGDAADVDFIQHMVDSAVRHFGGLDIAIANAGITLFGDFLNYPVESLQSVMRLNLQGSFFLAQKAANQMIRQESGGRILFMSSVTGHQAHQDLAAYGMTKAALEMLAKSLVIELSPYQITVNTVAPGATLTERTMEDAGYKNTWSRITPMGRPATVEDVASAVLFLVSPQAGHITGQNIIVDGGWTAVSTSPY; encoded by the coding sequence ATGACAACCAAAAATTTCACCAATAAAACAGCTATTGTAACCGGCGCGGGCCAGGGCATTGGCTTTGAAATTGCCAGGCAGATGGCGCTTGAAGGCGCCTGGGTGTTGCTCAATGATATCAATGAGGCACTGGTAAAAACTGCTGCCGAAAAGATTGCAAATGAAGGCGGAAACTGTTACGCACTGGCGGGCGATGCTGCGGATGTCGATTTCATCCAGCATATGGTAGACTCAGCCGTGCGGCATTTTGGCGGCCTGGATATCGCTATTGCCAATGCCGGAATCACCCTGTTTGGCGATTTTTTAAATTACCCTGTTGAATCGCTGCAAAGCGTAATGCGCCTGAATTTGCAAGGCAGTTTTTTCCTCGCCCAAAAAGCGGCTAATCAAATGATCAGGCAGGAAAGCGGTGGGCGCATCCTGTTCATGTCATCCGTTACCGGCCACCAGGCACACCAGGACCTTGCCGCCTATGGCATGACCAAGGCCGCGCTTGAAATGCTTGCCAAAAGCCTGGTTATTGAGTTATCACCATACCAAATTACCGTAAACACTGTTGCCCCCGGCGCTACCCTAACCGAAAGAACGATGGAAGATGCCGGGTATAAAAATACATGGTCGCGCATTACACCGATGGGCCGCCCGGCAACGGTGGAGGATGTGGCCAGTGCTGTTTTATTTTTAGTTTCTCCGCAAGCCGGGCATATCACCGGACAAAACATCATTGTTGATGGCGGGTGGACGGCGGTAAGCACATCGCCGTATTAA